The following are encoded in a window of Lacinutrix sp. WUR7 genomic DNA:
- a CDS encoding sodium-translocating pyrophosphatase — protein MESMMIYMPIVLAILGLIYMVVKKSWVMKQDAGDGKMKEISDHIYEGALAFLNAEYRLLAIFVVIVSVLLAIVSFVVPTTHWLIVIAFICGAVFSAFAGNIGMKIATKTNVRTTQAARTSLPNALKISFGGGTVMGLGVAGLAVLGLTFFFIFFFHYFMGGVWTNTMDMTIVLETLAGFSLGAESIALFARVGGGIYTKAADVGADLVGKVEAGIPEDDPRNPATIADNVGDNVGDVAGMGADLFGSYVATVLAAMVLGNYVIKDMGGNIADAFGGIGPILLPMAIAGVGIIISIIGTMLVKIKSNDAKEAQVMSALNVGNWTSIVLVAAACFGLVTWMLPETMQMNFFGEGLQEISSMRVFYATLVGLVVGAVISSVTEYYTGLGKKPILKIVQQSSTGAGTNIIAGLATGMISTFPSVLLFAAAIWASYAFAGFYGVSLAASAMMATTAMQLAIDAFGPISDNAGGIAEMSEQEPIVRERTDILDSVGNTTAATGKGFAIASAALTSLALFAAYVTFTGIDGINIFKAPVLAMLFVGGMVPVVFSALAMNAVGKAAMEMVEEVRRQFRDIPGIMEGTGKPEYDKCVAISTKASLKEMMLPGLLTIGFPLVIAFVPMIFGMNNLAIAEMLGGYMAGVTVSGVLWAIFQNNAGGAWDNAKKSFEAGVEINGEMTYKGSDAHKAAVTGDTVGDPFKDTSGPSMNILIKLTCLIGLVIAPILGGHTEEGMAKTTEIYKEVIVADNIEIFKKAAIERMENGNAKATVKIVTVTNGVEEVVTQVFEGSMEEVTKQVEALGGDIKIKFLE, from the coding sequence ATGGAATCAATGATGATTTATATGCCAATTGTATTGGCAATTTTAGGATTAATTTACATGGTTGTAAAAAAATCTTGGGTAATGAAACAAGACGCCGGAGATGGTAAAATGAAAGAGATTTCAGATCATATCTACGAAGGAGCACTTGCTTTCTTAAATGCCGAATATCGTTTACTCGCAATCTTTGTTGTTATTGTAAGTGTGTTACTTGCCATTGTATCTTTTGTGGTACCAACAACACACTGGTTAATTGTTATCGCTTTTATTTGTGGTGCTGTGTTTTCTGCATTTGCAGGAAATATAGGGATGAAAATAGCAACCAAAACAAACGTAAGAACTACACAAGCTGCGCGTACTAGTTTACCAAATGCATTAAAAATATCTTTTGGTGGTGGTACTGTTATGGGACTTGGTGTTGCTGGTTTAGCAGTACTAGGTTTAACCTTTTTCTTTATATTTTTCTTTCATTATTTTATGGGAGGAGTTTGGACAAACACCATGGACATGACTATTGTTCTTGAAACGCTAGCTGGTTTCTCTCTTGGAGCAGAATCTATTGCATTATTTGCTCGTGTTGGTGGCGGTATTTATACTAAAGCTGCAGATGTTGGAGCCGATTTAGTTGGTAAAGTAGAAGCTGGGATTCCAGAAGATGATCCAAGAAATCCTGCAACTATTGCAGATAACGTTGGTGATAATGTTGGTGATGTAGCAGGAATGGGAGCCGATTTATTTGGTTCGTATGTGGCAACCGTATTGGCTGCAATGGTATTAGGAAATTATGTGATTAAAGATATGGGTGGAAATATTGCAGATGCCTTTGGAGGTATTGGACCAATATTATTGCCAATGGCAATTGCTGGTGTAGGAATTATTATTTCTATTATTGGTACCATGCTGGTTAAAATTAAAAGTAACGACGCTAAAGAAGCACAAGTAATGAGTGCTTTAAATGTTGGAAACTGGACCTCTATTGTTTTAGTTGCTGCTGCTTGTTTTGGATTAGTAACTTGGATGTTACCAGAAACCATGCAAATGAATTTCTTTGGTGAAGGCTTACAAGAAATTTCTTCTATGCGTGTGTTTTATGCAACCTTAGTAGGTTTAGTAGTTGGAGCAGTTATTTCTTCGGTTACCGAATATTATACCGGATTAGGTAAAAAACCGATCTTAAAAATTGTACAACAATCTAGTACAGGAGCAGGAACCAATATTATTGCTGGTTTAGCAACTGGAATGATTTCTACATTCCCTTCTGTTTTATTATTTGCTGCTGCTATATGGGCATCGTATGCATTTGCAGGGTTTTACGGAGTTTCTTTGGCTGCTTCTGCAATGATGGCTACAACCGCTATGCAATTGGCTATTGATGCTTTCGGACCAATATCCGATAATGCTGGTGGGATTGCAGAAATGAGCGAACAAGAACCAATTGTAAGAGAGCGTACGGATATTTTAGACTCTGTTGGTAACACAACAGCTGCAACAGGAAAAGGTTTCGCAATCGCTTCTGCTGCATTAACTTCCTTAGCACTTTTTGCTGCCTATGTAACCTTTACAGGAATTGACGGAATTAACATTTTTAAAGCACCAGTTTTAGCTATGTTATTTGTTGGTGGAATGGTGCCTGTAGTATTTTCTGCGTTAGCAATGAATGCAGTAGGTAAAGCTGCCATGGAAATGGTAGAAGAAGTGAGACGTCAGTTTAGAGATATTCCTGGAATTATGGAAGGTACTGGGAAACCAGAATACGATAAATGTGTGGCTATTTCTACAAAAGCATCGTTAAAAGAAATGATGCTACCTGGTTTATTAACTATCGGATTTCCTTTAGTTATTGCTTTTGTTCCTATGATTTTTGGAATGAATAATCTGGCTATTGCCGAAATGTTAGGTGGTTATATGGCTGGGGTTACTGTTTCAGGTGTACTTTGGGCAATCTTTCAGAATAACGCTGGAGGTGCTTGGGATAATGCTAAGAAATCTTTTGAAGCTGGAGTAGAGATCAATGGAGAAATGACCTATAAAGGTTCTGATGCGCATAAAGCTGCAGTTACTGGGGATACGGTTGGTGATCCTTTTAAAGATACTTCTGGACCATCAATGAATATCTTAATTAAACTGACTTGTTTAATTGGATTAGTAATTGCTCCAATTTTAGGCGGACATACCGAAGAAGGTATGGCTAAAACAACAGAAATTTATAAAGAAGTAATAGTCGCAGATAATATTGAGATTTTTAAAAAGGCTGCTATTGAAAGAATGGAAAACGGTAACGCTAAAGCTACAGTGAAAATAGTAACGGTTACCAATGGAGTTGAAGAAGTGGTAACACAGGTTTTCGAAGGTTCTATGGAGGAAGTTACCAAGCAAGTAGAAGCTTTAGGTGGCGATATTAAAATAAAATTTTTAGAATAA